One Paraburkholderia sp. IMGN_8 DNA window includes the following coding sequences:
- a CDS encoding efflux RND transporter permease subunit, with product MNLSRPFISRPVATTLLAIGIALSGIFAFTKLPVAPLPQVDFPTISVQATLPGASPDTVATSVASPLERHLGSIADVTEMTSQSSVGSTRITLQFGLNRDIDGAARDVQAAINAARADLPASLRSNPTYHKVNPADAPILILALTSKTLTAGQLYDSAATVLQQSLSQVDGVGEVDVSGSANPAVRVELEPQALFHYGIGLEDVRAALAAANANSPKGSIEFGPNRVQIYTNDQASKAAQYRDLVIAYRNGAAVRLSDVSEVVDSVEDLRNLGLFNGKHSVLVILYRQPGANIIETIDRVTAMLPQLHASLPADVDIAPAADRSTTIRSSLKDTERTLMIAVALVVMVVFLFLRNWRATLIPSVAVPISIIGTFAAMYLLGFSIDNLSLMALTIATGFVVDDAIVVLENISRHIENGVPRMQAAFLGAREVGFTVLSISISLVAVFLPILLMGGIVGRLFREFALTLSLAIAVSLMVSLTLTPMMCSRLLREPHEQKEEGRLGRWLERGFTSMHRGYERTLGWALLHPRLIVTILLATIGLNIWLYIVVPKGFFPQQDTGRLIGGIQADQSTSFQAMKGKFSEMMEIVGRNPAVDSVAGFTGGRQTNFGFMFVSLKPKSERKISADQVIQQLRAPLGDVAGARTFLQAVQDIRVGGRQSNAQYQFTLLADSTTDLYLWGPKLTEALQARPELADVNSDQQQGGLESMVTIDRASASRLGIKPAQIDNTLYDAFGQRQVSTIYNPQNQYHVVMEVAPKYWQSPDMLKQIYISTSGGSASGAQTTNAPAGTVTSKATTSTSSSTSASTGGTAGTTASSAASIAADSARNQAINSIAASGKSSASSGAAVSTSKETMVPLSAIASFGPGNTPLSVNHQSQFVASTISFNLPPGVSLSTATQVIYDTMAQIGMPGTIHGSFQGTAQAFQQSMSDQPILILAALAAVYIVLGILYESYIHPLTILSTLPSAGVGALLALLLFKTEFSIIALIGVILLIGIVKKNAIMMVDFAIEASRQGLSSRDAIFQACLLRFRPIMMTTCAALLGALPLAFGRGEGAELRAPLGIAIVGGLIVSQMLTLYTTPVVYLYMDRIRIRWESRKARGTGIAPS from the coding sequence ATGAACCTGTCGCGTCCGTTTATCTCCCGCCCGGTCGCCACCACCTTGCTGGCGATCGGCATCGCGCTGTCCGGCATTTTCGCATTCACCAAGCTGCCGGTCGCGCCGCTGCCGCAGGTCGATTTCCCGACCATTTCGGTGCAGGCGACGCTGCCGGGCGCAAGTCCGGACACGGTGGCGACCAGCGTCGCCAGTCCACTCGAACGGCATCTCGGCTCGATTGCCGACGTGACCGAGATGACCTCGCAAAGTTCGGTCGGCTCGACGCGGATCACGCTGCAGTTCGGCCTGAACCGAGACATCGACGGCGCCGCGCGTGACGTGCAGGCGGCCATCAACGCCGCGCGCGCCGATCTGCCGGCGAGCCTGCGCAGCAACCCGACGTACCACAAGGTGAATCCCGCCGACGCGCCGATTCTGATTCTGGCGCTGACGTCGAAGACATTGACCGCCGGCCAGTTGTATGACTCGGCTGCCACCGTGTTGCAGCAGTCGCTGTCGCAGGTGGACGGTGTCGGCGAAGTGGATGTGAGCGGCTCCGCCAACCCGGCGGTGCGCGTCGAACTGGAACCGCAGGCGCTCTTCCACTACGGCATCGGTCTCGAAGACGTGCGCGCGGCGCTCGCCGCGGCCAACGCGAACAGCCCGAAAGGTTCGATCGAGTTCGGCCCGAACCGCGTGCAGATCTATACCAACGACCAGGCCAGCAAGGCGGCGCAGTACCGCGACCTCGTGATCGCGTATCGCAACGGCGCGGCGGTGAGGCTCTCCGATGTGTCGGAAGTAGTCGATTCGGTCGAGGATCTGCGCAACCTCGGCCTCTTCAACGGCAAGCATTCGGTGCTGGTGATTCTGTACCGCCAGCCGGGCGCGAACATCATCGAAACCATCGACCGCGTGACCGCGATGCTGCCGCAGTTGCACGCGTCACTGCCAGCCGACGTCGACATCGCGCCGGCCGCCGACCGTTCCACGACGATCCGCTCGTCGCTGAAGGACACCGAGCGCACGCTGATGATCGCGGTGGCGCTGGTGGTGATGGTGGTGTTCCTGTTCCTGCGCAACTGGCGCGCAACGCTGATTCCGAGCGTCGCCGTGCCGATTTCGATCATCGGCACGTTCGCCGCGATGTACCTGCTCGGCTTTTCGATCGACAATCTTTCATTGATGGCGCTAACGATCGCGACCGGTTTCGTGGTCGACGACGCGATCGTGGTGCTGGAGAACATCTCAAGGCATATCGAGAACGGCGTGCCACGCATGCAAGCCGCATTTCTCGGCGCGCGCGAAGTCGGCTTCACCGTGCTGTCGATCAGTATCTCGCTGGTCGCCGTGTTCCTGCCGATTCTGCTGATGGGCGGCATTGTCGGGCGGCTGTTCCGCGAGTTCGCGCTGACGCTTTCGCTGGCGATCGCGGTGTCGCTGATGGTCTCCCTCACCCTCACGCCGATGATGTGTTCGCGCCTCTTGCGCGAGCCGCACGAGCAGAAGGAAGAAGGACGTCTTGGACGCTGGCTCGAGCGCGGCTTCACGTCGATGCACCGCGGCTATGAACGCACGCTTGGCTGGGCGCTGCTGCATCCGCGCCTGATCGTGACGATTCTGCTCGCGACCATCGGGCTGAACATCTGGCTGTACATCGTCGTGCCGAAGGGCTTCTTTCCACAGCAGGACACGGGCCGGCTGATCGGCGGCATCCAGGCCGACCAGAGTACGTCGTTCCAGGCAATGAAGGGCAAGTTCTCGGAAATGATGGAGATCGTCGGCAGGAATCCGGCGGTGGACAGCGTGGCCGGTTTCACCGGCGGCCGACAGACCAACTTCGGCTTCATGTTCGTGTCGCTGAAACCGAAAAGCGAGCGCAAGATATCCGCCGACCAGGTGATCCAGCAACTGCGCGCCCCACTCGGCGACGTGGCCGGCGCGCGAACTTTCCTGCAGGCGGTGCAGGACATTCGCGTCGGCGGCCGGCAATCGAATGCGCAGTATCAGTTCACGCTGCTGGCCGATTCGACCACCGATCTGTACCTGTGGGGACCGAAGCTCACCGAGGCGCTGCAAGCGCGCCCCGAACTCGCAGACGTGAATTCCGACCAGCAGCAAGGCGGTCTCGAATCGATGGTGACGATCGACCGCGCGAGCGCCTCGCGCCTCGGTATCAAACCGGCGCAGATCGACAACACGCTGTACGACGCGTTCGGCCAGCGCCAGGTATCGACGATTTACAACCCGCAGAACCAGTATCACGTCGTGATGGAAGTCGCGCCGAAGTACTGGCAGAGCCCCGATATGCTGAAGCAGATTTACATCAGCACCTCGGGGGGCAGCGCGAGCGGCGCGCAGACCACTAATGCGCCGGCCGGGACCGTGACGTCGAAGGCGACCACATCGACCTCGTCTTCGACCAGTGCGTCGACAGGTGGCACGGCGGGCACGACCGCATCGAGCGCGGCGAGTATTGCCGCCGATTCCGCGCGCAACCAGGCGATCAATTCGATTGCGGCGAGCGGCAAGTCGAGTGCTTCGTCAGGTGCGGCCGTATCGACCTCGAAGGAAACGATGGTGCCGTTGTCGGCGATAGCGAGCTTCGGACCGGGGAATACGCCGTTGTCGGTGAATCACCAGAGCCAGTTCGTCGCATCGACGATTTCGTTCAATTTGCCGCCGGGCGTGTCGTTATCGACAGCGACGCAAGTGATTTACGACACGATGGCGCAGATCGGCATGCCGGGGACGATTCACGGCAGTTTCCAGGGGACGGCCCAGGCGTTTCAGCAGTCGATGTCCGACCAGCCGATTCTGATTCTGGCCGCTTTGGCGGCGGTGTATATCGTGCTTGGGATTTTGTATGAGAGTTATATCCATCCGTTGACGATTTTGTCCACGCTGCCCTCCGCGGGCGTTGGGGCGTTGCTTGCGTTGCTGTTGTTCAAGACTGAATTCAGCATCATTGCTCTGATTGGTGTGATCTTGCTGATCGGCATCGTGAAGAAGAACGCCATCATGATGGTCGACTTCGCTATTGAAGCCTCCCGGCAGGGGTTGTCGTCGCGAGATGCGATTTTTCAGGCTTGTTTGCTGCGGTTTCGGCCGATCATGATGACGACTTGCGCGGCCCTCCTGGGGGCGTTGCCGTTGGCTTTTGGACGAGGGGAAGGGGCGGAGCTTCGGGCTCCGCTTGGGATTGCTATTGTGGGTGGGTTGATTGTCAGCCAGATGCTGACTTTGTATACCACGCCGGTGGTTTATCTTTATATGGATCGGATTCGAATTCGGTGGGAGTCGAGGAAGGCTCGAGGGACCGGGATTGCTCCCTCTTGA